In Vibrio diazotrophicus, the following proteins share a genomic window:
- the metA gene encoding homoserine O-acetyltransferase MetA, whose amino-acid sequence MPIRIPDQLPASDVLRKENIFVMPESRASTQEIRPLKILILNLMPKKIETETQFLRLLSNSPLQLDIELLRIDDRPSKNTPEEHLNAFYRQFDKIKDRNFDGLIITGAPLGLVQFEDVAYWDHLQTIMTWAKSHVTSTLYVCWAAQAGLKLLYNLPKRTRKEKLSGVYHHDIHQPFHPILRGFDDTFLAPHSRYADFEADFLDQHTDLDILATSDVAGVYLASTKDKRNVFVTGHPEYDANTLHNEYVRDLGEGMEPMIPVNYYPNDNPDNQPRASWRSHGHLLFANWLNYCVYQQTPFDLEHFSEDKFTKDD is encoded by the coding sequence GTGCCAATTAGGATCCCCGATCAACTGCCTGCAAGTGATGTATTACGTAAAGAGAACATCTTCGTAATGCCAGAATCTCGTGCGTCAACGCAGGAAATACGCCCACTTAAAATTTTGATCTTGAATCTGATGCCGAAAAAAATTGAGACCGAGACTCAATTTTTACGCCTACTCTCCAATTCACCTCTGCAATTGGATATCGAACTGTTACGCATTGATGATCGCCCAAGCAAAAACACACCGGAAGAACACCTTAATGCTTTCTATCGTCAGTTTGACAAAATTAAGGATCGTAACTTTGATGGTCTGATCATCACCGGAGCTCCACTGGGCTTAGTTCAGTTTGAAGACGTGGCTTACTGGGATCATTTACAGACCATTATGACTTGGGCAAAAAGCCATGTTACTTCAACACTTTATGTGTGCTGGGCTGCTCAAGCTGGCTTGAAGCTGCTGTATAACTTGCCAAAGAGAACACGTAAGGAAAAACTCTCCGGAGTTTACCATCACGACATCCATCAGCCATTCCACCCAATCTTGCGTGGTTTTGATGATACCTTTTTGGCTCCTCATTCTCGTTATGCAGATTTTGAAGCCGACTTTTTAGATCAACATACCGACTTAGATATACTCGCGACTTCTGACGTTGCGGGCGTGTACTTAGCATCAACGAAAGACAAGCGTAACGTGTTCGTTACCGGTCACCCGGAGTACGATGCTAATACACTGCACAATGAGTATGTTCGCGATCTGGGTGAAGGTATGGAACCAATGATTCCTGTGAACTACTACCCGAATGACAATCCGGATAATCAACCGAGAGCAAGTTGGCGAAGTCATGGGCACCTGTTGTTCGCGAATTGGCTTAACTATTGTGTATACCAACAAACACCGTTTGATCTGGAACACTTTAGCGAAGACAAGTTCACAAAAGACGACTAG
- the pilW gene encoding type IV pilus biogenesis/stability protein PilW → MKSILSILLSSLLLGCMMVEQQDSLQQNSDPIEKAESRITLGLGYLENGNMPKARENLEKALEHAPEYYRAMLAIAHYYDVVGEKDKALEAYEDALSEHDDNGQVLNNYGAFLCKIGDYRQADKYFNQAVEQPNYYLVAESYENAGLCAAKYGNLSKAKKYFSRAIDHDPQRFRSILQLSKLEIDSGEFSQARVRLLQFHQNHGYQKASLHLLANLERRAGNKRLEQKYLSLLKQL, encoded by the coding sequence ATGAAATCAATACTCAGTATTTTGCTATCATCTCTCCTCTTGGGCTGCATGATGGTTGAACAACAAGACAGTCTCCAACAAAACAGCGACCCGATTGAAAAAGCGGAATCGAGAATCACATTAGGCTTGGGCTATTTAGAAAATGGCAACATGCCCAAAGCACGAGAAAACCTTGAGAAAGCGTTAGAACACGCGCCGGAATACTACAGAGCCATGCTTGCGATCGCTCATTATTACGATGTCGTCGGCGAAAAAGATAAAGCACTTGAAGCTTACGAAGACGCATTGAGTGAACATGACGACAATGGCCAAGTGCTCAACAATTATGGTGCTTTCCTGTGCAAGATAGGCGACTACCGACAAGCCGATAAATATTTCAATCAAGCCGTAGAACAACCCAATTATTACTTAGTGGCGGAAAGCTACGAAAATGCCGGTTTGTGTGCAGCGAAGTATGGCAACTTGAGCAAAGCAAAAAAGTACTTTAGCCGCGCCATAGATCATGATCCACAGCGATTTCGCTCAATCTTACAATTGTCGAAGCTAGAAATAGATTCAGGAGAGTTTTCTCAGGCGCGAGTGAGGCTTTTGCAGTTTCATCAAAACCATGGTTATCAAAAAGCATCACTGCACTTGTTGGCAAATTTAGAAAGGCGAGCCGGAAACAAAAGGTTGGAACAGAAATATTTATCGCTACTCAAACAACTGTAG
- a CDS encoding ATP-binding protein has product MLTLTLIRGLPGSGKSTLAKTLPAVHLEADMYFVDEQGEYQYRAEEIGDAHQWCQQQTDYWLQEGKSVVVSNTFVKQWEMTVYKKLARKHKAKLNIIVCRELYGNIHGVDDEVIKRMRKDWQE; this is encoded by the coding sequence ATGCTGACTCTCACTCTTATCCGAGGTTTACCGGGTTCAGGTAAATCAACGCTGGCAAAAACATTACCAGCCGTTCATTTAGAAGCGGATATGTACTTTGTGGATGAGCAGGGAGAGTATCAATACCGTGCTGAGGAAATTGGGGATGCACACCAATGGTGCCAGCAACAGACGGATTACTGGCTTCAAGAGGGCAAGAGCGTGGTGGTATCAAACACCTTTGTTAAGCAGTGGGAGATGACCGTCTATAAGAAGTTAGCCAGAAAACATAAAGCTAAGCTGAATATCATTGTGTGTCGAGAGCTTTACGGGAATATCCACGGTGTCGATGATGAAGTCATCAAGCGGATGCGAAAAGACTGGCAAGAATAA